A portion of the Krasilnikovia cinnamomea genome contains these proteins:
- a CDS encoding hybrid sensor histidine kinase/response regulator, translating to MKLADLRSDSGALTRRWWRVGILLLAVLIILIAGVAELLAPPHLMLFGLVVVGPVLAAATARPWAVAAVGVLALLVGWGTSTWNGSGGSLNQSLRLWVITGMVLISVAVAYRQQILERHAIRAAEDESMLAGIVESSEDAIMSTDPHGTIMTWNESATRLYGWTAEEAIGRSIAITNPPEHMRAVRPILERLAAGESAVSMESPRIRKDGTLINVSVTASPVRDRHGTVIGAAGIERDVTEQLGAERRRQQILERSARAERLESLGQLAGGIAHDFNNLLAINLNYLEFALEQTTDPDIHNDLARAKASAERARDLTRQLLVFAGKVPTTAHTHDLNTIITDNHTLLERAIGTTNELITHLHPHPLPIHADRSRLEQVLLNLTINARDAMPDGGMIIIETGTTTPDDNPHPHAHLNITDTGTGMPPDVATHVFEPFFTTKTKHHGTGLGLATVYGIITEAGGTITLTTEPGVGTTFRILLPLSTTNATTHPTPTTKAPPGHGQHILVVDDDPDVRQATTRILQRHGYHTTAAADGYTALEHLKQHPYDLLLTDIVMPGMSGYQLAETALRDHPTTLIMLISGSSEDTSSTRRLRTDGVPMIYKPFTAEELLQAVHECTQATAGTTPAAT from the coding sequence GTGAAGCTGGCGGATCTGCGAAGCGACAGCGGCGCTCTCACCCGCCGCTGGTGGCGGGTTGGGATTCTGCTGCTCGCGGTGCTGATCATCCTGATCGCCGGCGTCGCCGAGCTGCTGGCCCCACCGCACCTCATGCTGTTCGGCCTCGTCGTGGTCGGGCCGGTGCTGGCGGCCGCGACCGCCCGGCCGTGGGCGGTGGCCGCCGTCGGCGTCCTCGCGCTGCTGGTGGGCTGGGGCACCTCGACCTGGAACGGGTCGGGCGGGAGCCTCAACCAGTCGCTGCGCCTCTGGGTGATCACGGGCATGGTCCTGATCAGCGTCGCGGTCGCATACCGTCAACAGATCCTGGAACGCCACGCCATCCGGGCCGCCGAAGACGAGTCCATGCTTGCCGGAATCGTCGAATCGTCCGAAGACGCGATCATGAGTACGGACCCGCACGGCACGATCATGACGTGGAATGAGAGCGCCACGCGCCTGTACGGCTGGACGGCGGAGGAAGCCATCGGACGCAGCATCGCCATCACCAATCCGCCCGAGCATATGCGTGCCGTTCGGCCGATCCTGGAGAGGCTCGCCGCCGGCGAGAGCGCCGTGTCCATGGAGTCGCCGCGGATCCGCAAGGACGGCACCCTCATCAACGTCTCGGTCACCGCATCACCGGTGCGGGACCGGCACGGCACGGTGATCGGCGCCGCGGGGATCGAACGTGACGTCACCGAGCAGCTCGGCGCCGAGCGGCGCCGTCAACAGATCCTCGAACGCTCCGCCCGCGCCGAACGCCTCGAAAGCCTCGGCCAGCTCGCCGGCGGCATCGCCCACGACTTCAACAACCTGCTCGCCATCAACCTCAACTACCTCGAATTCGCCCTCGAACAAACCACCGACCCCGACATCCACAACGACCTCGCCCGCGCCAAAGCCAGCGCCGAACGCGCCCGCGACCTCACCCGCCAACTCCTCGTCTTCGCCGGCAAAGTCCCCACCACCGCCCACACCCACGACCTCAACACCATCATCACCGACAACCACACCCTGCTCGAGCGCGCCATCGGCACCACCAACGAACTCATCACCCACCTCCACCCCCACCCCCTACCCATCCACGCCGACCGCAGCCGCCTCGAACAGGTCCTGCTCAACCTCACCATCAACGCCCGCGACGCCATGCCCGACGGCGGAATGATCATCATCGAAACCGGCACCACCACCCCCGACGACAACCCCCACCCCCACGCCCACCTCAACATCACCGACACCGGCACCGGCATGCCCCCCGACGTCGCCACCCACGTCTTCGAACCCTTCTTCACCACCAAAACCAAACACCACGGCACCGGCCTCGGCCTCGCCACCGTCTACGGCATCATCACCGAAGCCGGCGGCACCATCACCCTCACCACCGAACCCGGCGTCGGCACCACCTTCCGCATCCTCCTACCCCTGAGCACCACCAACGCCACCACCCACCCCACCCCCACCACCAAAGCCCCACCCGGCCACGGCCAACACATCCTCGTCGTCGACGACGACCCCGACGTCCGCCAGGCCACCACCCGCATCCTGCAACGCCACGGCTACCACACCACCGCCGCCGCCGACGGCTACACCGCCCTCGAACACCTCAAACAACACCCCTACGACCTCCTCCTCACCGACATCGTCATGCCCGGCATGTCCGGCTACCAACTCGCCGAAACCGCCCTCCGCGACCACCCCACCACCCTGATCATGCTCATCTCCGGGTCCAGTGAGGACACCTCCTCGACCCGGCGCCTGCGCACCGACGGGGTCCCGATGATCTACAAGCCGTTCACCGCCGAGGAACTGCTGCAGGCCGTCCACGAATGCACCCAAGCGACCGCCGGCACCACGCCGGCCGCGACCTAG
- a CDS encoding winged helix-turn-helix transcriptional regulator encodes MGSPYRQFCPVAKAMELLDERWTLLVVRELVSGSERFNELRRGLPRMSPTLLSRRLQQLVKAGVVERRADGGDVRYVLTPAGRELRPVVEALGAWGTRWIGELGDEDLDPKLLLWDMHRHVDQEAVPDGRTVVQFRFPHARPQSRDWWLVITPDDVDVCDGDPGHPVAVTVTADLRSLVRVWRGDLSWSAALRAGDVEIQGPAALRRSLPGWFTLSPFAAVARPV; translated from the coding sequence ATGGGGTCTCCGTACCGGCAGTTCTGCCCGGTCGCCAAGGCGATGGAGTTGCTCGACGAGCGCTGGACGCTGCTCGTCGTCCGGGAGCTCGTGTCGGGCTCGGAGCGTTTCAACGAGCTGCGGCGCGGGCTGCCGCGGATGTCGCCCACCCTGCTGTCGCGGCGGCTACAGCAGCTGGTCAAGGCCGGTGTGGTGGAACGCCGCGCGGACGGCGGCGACGTCCGGTACGTGCTGACTCCCGCGGGGCGCGAGTTGCGTCCGGTGGTGGAGGCGCTCGGCGCCTGGGGTACCCGCTGGATCGGTGAGCTGGGCGACGAGGACCTCGACCCCAAGCTGCTGCTGTGGGACATGCACCGGCACGTCGACCAGGAGGCCGTCCCGGACGGCCGGACGGTAGTGCAGTTCCGGTTCCCCCATGCGCGGCCGCAATCGCGCGACTGGTGGCTCGTCATCACCCCGGACGATGTGGATGTCTGCGACGGCGACCCGGGCCACCCGGTGGCCGTCACGGTGACCGCCGACCTGCGCAGCCTGGTGCGGGTGTGGCGGGGCGACCTGAGCTGGTCCGCCGCGTTGCGGGCGGGTGACGTGGAGATCCAGGGGCCCGCCGCCCTGCGCCGGTCGTTGCCCGGTTGGTTCACGCTCTCGCCGTTCGCCGCGGTGGCCCGCCCGGTCTGA
- a CDS encoding class I SAM-dependent methyltransferase codes for MNTQTIAPAPTTAEADRTLKAKHRAMWALGDYHRVAAELVGDLGAVLVDACAVRPGDRVLDVAAGSGSAAIRAALAGGRVIASDLTPELFEPGQAWAAQHGAELTWAQADAENLPYPDGDFDTVLSCLGVMFAPHHRSAADELARVCRPGGTVGVLNWTPEGFIGQMFATMKPYAPPPPPGAQPPPLWGSEEHVRGLLGDHLDGLTARRGSLRVDRFAEPAAFVEYFKANYGPTIAVYRSIAGEPESVAALDRALTELAYRFLRDGVMEWEYLLVTGRRR; via the coding sequence ATGAACACGCAGACGATCGCGCCGGCGCCCACCACCGCGGAGGCCGACCGTACGTTGAAGGCCAAGCACCGGGCCATGTGGGCCCTGGGCGACTATCACCGGGTGGCCGCCGAGCTGGTCGGCGACCTGGGCGCCGTGCTGGTGGACGCCTGCGCGGTGCGCCCGGGCGACCGGGTGCTGGACGTGGCCGCCGGGTCCGGCAGCGCCGCGATCCGCGCGGCACTGGCCGGGGGGCGGGTGATCGCCAGCGACCTGACGCCGGAGCTGTTCGAGCCCGGGCAGGCGTGGGCCGCCCAGCACGGCGCCGAGCTCACCTGGGCGCAGGCGGACGCGGAGAACCTGCCGTATCCCGACGGGGACTTCGACACCGTGCTGTCGTGTCTCGGGGTGATGTTCGCCCCGCACCACCGCAGCGCCGCGGACGAACTCGCCCGCGTGTGCCGCCCCGGCGGGACCGTCGGGGTGCTGAACTGGACGCCGGAGGGGTTCATCGGCCAGATGTTCGCGACGATGAAGCCGTACGCGCCGCCGCCCCCGCCGGGCGCCCAGCCGCCGCCGCTGTGGGGCAGCGAGGAGCACGTCCGGGGGCTGCTCGGTGATCACCTCGACGGGCTCACGGCGCGCCGTGGGTCGCTGCGGGTCGACCGGTTCGCCGAGCCGGCGGCGTTCGTCGAGTACTTCAAGGCCAACTACGGGCCCACGATCGCGGTGTACCGGTCGATCGCCGGTGAGCCGGAGTCGGTGGCCGCGCTCGACCGGGCCCTGACCGAACTGGCCTACCGGTTCCTGCGCGACGGCGTCATGGAGTGGGAGTACCTGCTGGTCACCGGCCGCCGCCGCTGA